Within the Aspergillus luchuensis IFO 4308 DNA, chromosome 5, nearly complete sequence genome, the region CCCTCAGCCCCATTTTCTCTAGTCCAGCCAGCCCCGACCGTCTGACACGCTGATCGGCGCCAGCTGCTCTTTCCCCTCCGATGGCACTAACGCATAGCACAAACCGGGGATTAGCATTAgcattggcattggcattggcatCGGAAGAACTAGTAGTGGagtctccttcctcctcgcaAGGGTTTCCTGTTGTTGTTACTGTATCGGAGTCCGTTGATCCCGATACCGCCGACCCCGACGCGGTTCTTGGCCGGGTCTGCGATTGGGTTTTCCGCCGCCATTCGATGATGACGGTTTCTCCCGAGGGGGTTTTCTTCTCGCGTAGGATGAAGCGGTAGTTGCCTCGTGGGGTGCGCGTTGCGGAGTAGGTTTGGTGTGTGGTTGGGAGGTAGATTTCGTCTTCGGGTTCTGGTGTTgtagtggttgttgttgttggtggggtcgtggtggtggtggatttcTTGGGGTTtgtgttgtggttgttgtagaTTACGCCCGCGGCGATGGGGTAAGTACTACTAGGAggttctgatgatgatgatggttttggTGTCGAGGTGATGTCGGTGTAAGCGTCGCTTTGCAGGATGTAGAGATCCCGGCCGTGGATTTTGCGCGGACAGTTTGAGAGGGATTTCCCTTGTCGTGGGGGTTGGTAGATTTCCAGGATGGGGAGGGCCCGGTGTCGGTTTGAGGTTATTGAGAGTTgttggatttggaggagaaggcgcggggagaggcggaggcagggggtggatttgggaggggggtgggcgAGGGGGAAAGTGTGTTTGGGGGTTTTTGTTCTGTTTAATTATTGTTAGAATTAAGGtatggtgttgatgatggtggtggtggtttggaTGTACCTTGTttggctggagatggagctcTCTGCATCGCTGTCTTGAATGGACATTTTGGATTATACTACCAGTACTGGAGTACAGGTGGTAGAAGGAGTGAAGAATGTCAAGGATagtatagatagtaagtagtaaagAATGATTTGAATATCATCACTTCAATGAGAAAAGTCCGCATATTTATTACTCGCACCCCATTCTCACCCAGCCCTGTCggtctactactatctctGCATAGATCGTATTCGTTCCCATCGCACGGGGCGCCGATCCAGGCACTAACTTTCTACGTACCATCTTACAGGGTGCAGAGAGTGTGTGTATGAGGGTGTGACCAACTAACTAGTCTGGTTCAAACATTGCCTAAACCCACTCATCACACGAGATTATTTTTTCACCGTTCAagcttattctttttttatagcCTTGGCGGGGCGGGGCCATGGACTGGGCTGAAGGGCAAAAAAGGGAACGAAAAGGACGGAAACCAAGATGCAAGTTGAGTTAGACCAATGATTCAGCTTGCGTTCGGGACATCTCATTTGTTGAGAATTTCCCCCCGGTGGGGAAATTTCTTTGCGACTCCCGGCGGTAGAAGATGAGGTGAAATGATTCCCGCAACGAAT harbors:
- a CDS encoding uncharacterized protein (COG:S;~EggNog:ENOG410Q2VI;~antiSMASH:Cluster_5.15) produces the protein MSIQDSDAESSISSQTRTKTPKHTFPLAHPPPKSTPCLRLSPRLLLQIQQLSITSNRHRALPILEIYQPPRQGKSLSNCPRKIHGRDLYILQSDAYTDITSTPKPSSSSEPPSSTYPIAAGVIYNNHNTNPKKSTTTTTPPTTTTTTTPEPEDEIYLPTTHQTYSATRTPRGNYRFILREKKTPSGETVIIEWRRKTQSQTRPRTASGSAVSGSTDSDTVTTTGNPCEEEGDSTTSSSDANANANANANPRFVLCVSAIGGERAAGADQRVRRSGLAGLEKMGLRVGGWDAKQVRFLEEVGILGAGGEEEVVTLVLTLGVYVAWMEGWL